The following are encoded together in the Chiloscyllium plagiosum isolate BGI_BamShark_2017 chromosome 19, ASM401019v2, whole genome shotgun sequence genome:
- the LOC122559705 gene encoding ras-related protein Rap-1b: MREYKLVVLGSGGVGKSALTVQFVQGIFVEKYDPTIEDSYRKQVEVDGQQCMLEILDTAGTEQFTAMRDLYMKNGQGFALVYSITAQSTFNDLQDLREQILRVKDTDDVPMILVGNKCDLEEERVVGKEQGQNLARQWCNCAFLESSAKSKINVNEIFYDLVRQINRKSPVYGRPQKTSKCQLL; this comes from the exons ACTGTACAATTTGTTCAAGGAATATTTGTTGAAAAGTATGATCCGACAATAGAGGATTCTTATAGAAAG CAAGTTGAAGTCGATGGACAACAATGCATGCTCGAAATCCTGGATACAGCTGGAACG GAACAATTTACAGCAATGAGAGATCTGTACATGAAGAATGGTCAAGGTTTTGCATTAGTATATTCTATAACAGCACAGTCGACATTTAATGACTTGCAGGATCTAAGAGAGCAAATTCTTAGAGTCAAAGACACTGATGAT GTGCCAATGATTTTGGTTGGTAATAAGTGTGATTTAGAGGAAGAACGTGTGGTTGGAAAAGAACAAGGACAGAATCTAGCAAGACAGTGGTGTAACTGTGCCTTTCTAGAATCCTCTGCAAAGTCAAAGATTaatgttaatgag ATTTTCTACGATCTGGTCCGACAAATCAACAGAAAATCTCCAGTTTATGGAAGGCCTCAAAAAACCTCAAAATGCCAGCTGCTTTAA